The genomic region ATTGCTATAAAGGCATATTAAGTGGATTTGGAATTATTTTAATGATGTCGTCAACATCTATTATTATTTCAGATAAATTATTGCCAAATGGTAGTCAAAAACAACTAATTGGTAACTTAATTAATCAATTTGCAAATACAGTAAATCCTTTTGATTTAGCATCTGCATCAACCTTAGTTATTATTACAATGGTGTTGTTATTATCACTATATGGATTAATTTATGGTATTCCTTATTTAATAAGTAAATATAAACAAGGAGGTTCATATGAATAAATTTAAGTCTTTTTTAAGATATTCTTACATAATAGTAATTTTATTATTACTTTATATCCCAATATTTTTTGGACTAATTTATAGTTTTAATGAGCCTTCTGCTAAAGGAGTTTTTTCAGTAACAACTTGAAATAGAACTTCATGATCTGCTTACAAAGAACTTTTTTCAAAATCACATAGCTTAGCATTTGTAAATTCATTTTTATTAGGATTTACTACATCAATTATTGTTATAGTTCTATCTTTAATTACAGTTTTTGCTTTATGAAGACAAAAAAATAGAACTATTAGAACATTCGTTCAAGGTACCTCAAATATTCCACTAATAAATCCTGATGTTATTACCGGGCTTACACTTGCAATTGTTTTAAACTTAATTTTCATTGGAACTCTAAAAGCAACAAACGAAGGTTTTTTTAGAGCAATAATT from Metamycoplasma salivarium harbors:
- a CDS encoding ABC transporter permease — protein: MNKFKSFLRYSYIIVILLLLYIPIFFGLIYSFNEPSAKGVFSVTTWNRTSWSAYKELFSKSHSLAFVNSFLLGFTTSIIVIVLSLITVFALWRQKNRTIRTFVQGTSNIPLINPDVITGLTLAIVLNLIFIGTLKATNEGFFRAIIAHSVMCLPYGILIMLPKSDKFSKNIFEASQDLGYSKFKTWFKTYFTYMLGTIGFTFVITMTLSFDDFIITRIVSNTETLGTQLYEGQFQAWSLAIGAISLIIVIFGNTIYAAYKTGQNARNKKLSMAKINSKVK